One window of Mesorhizobium loti R88b genomic DNA carries:
- a CDS encoding aldo/keto reductase family oxidoreductase yields MTDISKAGTYKLGDRTVKRLGYGAMQLAGPGVFGPPKDHDAALAVLREAIASGVDHIDTSDFYGPHVTNQIIREALYPYPANLTIVTKVSAKRGADASWLPAMSPEELTQAVHDNLRNLGLDIIDVVNLRSMHGIHGPAEGSLEPQLNTLAELQRQGLIRHIGLSNVTSKQLAQGRGIADIVCVQNQYNIAHREDDALIDELAAAGIAYVPFFPLGGFTPLQSTTLAGVAQKLGATPMQVALAWLLQRAPNILLIPGTSSVGHLRENLAAAELKLPADAIAVLNGIAGEKAAA; encoded by the coding sequence ATGACCGACATCAGCAAGGCCGGAACCTACAAGCTCGGCGACCGCACCGTGAAGCGCCTCGGCTACGGCGCCATGCAACTGGCGGGACCGGGCGTCTTCGGCCCGCCGAAGGACCATGATGCAGCACTCGCCGTGCTACGCGAGGCGATCGCCAGCGGCGTCGACCACATCGACACATCGGATTTCTACGGCCCGCACGTCACCAACCAGATCATCCGCGAGGCGCTGTACCCCTACCCCGCCAACCTCACCATCGTCACCAAGGTCAGCGCCAAGCGCGGCGCCGATGCGTCGTGGCTCCCCGCAATGTCGCCGGAGGAGCTGACGCAGGCCGTGCACGACAATCTGCGCAATCTCGGACTTGATATCATCGACGTCGTCAACCTGCGTTCCATGCATGGCATCCACGGACCCGCCGAAGGATCGCTCGAGCCGCAGCTCAATACGCTCGCCGAACTGCAGCGCCAGGGCCTGATACGCCATATCGGCCTGAGCAACGTCACGTCAAAGCAGCTCGCACAAGGGCGCGGCATCGCCGACATCGTCTGCGTGCAGAACCAGTACAACATCGCGCATCGCGAGGATGACGCGCTGATCGACGAACTAGCCGCCGCCGGCATCGCCTATGTGCCGTTCTTCCCGCTCGGCGGCTTCACGCCGCTGCAGTCGACCACGCTGGCCGGTGTCGCGCAAAAGCTCGGCGCAACCCCGATGCAGGTGGCGCTCGCCTGGCTGTTGCAGCGCGCGCCCAACATCCTGCTCATCCCCGGCACCTCCTCGGTCGGCCATCTCAGGGAAAACCTGGCGGCGGCGGAGCTGAAGCTGCCCGCCGACGCGATCGCCGTGCTGAACGGCATCGCCGGCGAGAAGGCAGCCGCCTGA
- a CDS encoding LysR family transcriptional regulator → MAADLGDLQAFMAVARAGGFREAARTGSVSASSLSETVRRLETGLGVRLLNRTTRSVAPTEAGARLLERLGPALGEVEAALDVVNGFRGRPAGTLRLNVPVVAAKLVLPRLLPPFLAAYPDIRMEVTAEDSFVDILASGCDAGIRYDERLEQDMIAVPIGPRRQRFATAAAPAYLDRHGRPDHPRDLLDHACLRGRFASGLTPAWEFERDGEVVSVEPTGPLLVSTGTAMALAVEVAVAGGGIVSLFEDWLRPYFDDGRLEPVLEPWWQEFSGPFLYYPGRRLTPAPLRAFIDFVGGMRWG, encoded by the coding sequence ATGGCAGCGGATCTGGGAGACCTCCAGGCGTTCATGGCGGTGGCGCGCGCCGGCGGCTTTCGCGAAGCGGCCAGAACGGGCAGCGTCAGCGCCTCCAGCCTTTCAGAGACGGTGCGGCGGCTTGAGACCGGGCTTGGCGTGCGGCTCCTCAACCGCACCACGCGCAGCGTGGCGCCGACCGAGGCCGGGGCGCGCCTGCTCGAACGGCTCGGCCCCGCGCTCGGCGAAGTCGAGGCGGCGCTCGACGTGGTCAACGGCTTTCGCGGCCGCCCGGCCGGCACGCTGCGGCTCAACGTGCCGGTGGTCGCGGCGAAACTGGTGCTGCCGCGCCTGTTGCCGCCTTTCCTGGCCGCCTATCCCGACATCCGGATGGAGGTGACCGCCGAGGACAGTTTCGTCGACATACTGGCGAGCGGCTGCGATGCCGGCATCCGCTATGACGAGCGGCTGGAGCAGGACATGATCGCGGTGCCGATCGGCCCGCGCCGGCAGCGCTTCGCCACCGCCGCCGCACCGGCCTATCTCGACCGCCACGGCCGGCCCGACCATCCGCGCGATCTGCTCGATCACGCCTGCCTGCGCGGCCGCTTCGCCAGCGGCCTGACTCCGGCCTGGGAGTTCGAGCGCGACGGCGAGGTGGTGAGCGTCGAACCGACCGGCCCGCTTTTGGTCAGCACCGGCACGGCAATGGCCCTTGCTGTCGAGGTGGCGGTCGCCGGCGGCGGCATCGTCTCGCTGTTCGAGGACTGGCTGCGTCCCTATTTCGACGATGGCCGGTTGGAGCCGGTGCTCGAGCCCTGGTGGCAGGAATTCTCCGGCCCGTTCCTCTACTATCCCGGCCGCCGCCTCACGCCGGCGCCGCTGCGGGCGTTCATCGATTTTGTCGGCGGCATGCGCTGGGGCTGA